The Salvia splendens isolate huo1 chromosome 21, SspV2, whole genome shotgun sequence genome includes a window with the following:
- the LOC121784433 gene encoding serine/threonine-protein kinase STY17-like has product MIAIYYKASIKLQKYLLSQRILNLEIKVEEIEKELGKQKELTGVYKTKLENAKLFLKHCVQVAQDNGFLDLILDKGKYQISPTLTRASVSPLIANTGQFHPELAPIVHQAEINGWYIDPQEIEMLHLSAHGSTANIYRAKWRGLDVAVKCMYPDFFRSNENGVSFFGQEVETLSRQRHPFVLQLIGACLDPPENCWIVTEFMTTDLKEWLHGPGKRGKERSMPLPPLKERISKALEVSQAMQYLHEGKPKILHRDLKPSNIFLDDASHVRVADFGHARFLMEGEMAMTGETGTFVYMAPEVIKCGPYDEKCDVYSFGIILNELITGEYPYIDTEFGPSIIAKEVAENGLRPKIAEVEEQLEGLVELITKSWHQHPQIRPIFSEITSVLRILDMRLRHIN; this is encoded by the exons ATTAAGGTGGAAGAAATCGAGAAGGAGCTCGGGAAGCAAAAAGAGCTAACGGGCGTGTACAAGACGAAACTAGAAAATGCAAAACTCTTCCTCAAACATTGTGTTCAAGTGGCACAAGACAATGGTTTCTTGGACCTAATACTAGACAAGGGAAAATACCAAATCTCTCCGACGTTAACACGAGCCAGTGTTAGCCCATTGATAGCTAATACGGGTCAATTCCACCCCGAGCTCGCCCCAATCGTGCACCAAGCCGAAATCAACGGATGGTACATCGATCCTCAAGAG ATAGAGATGCTCCATCTATCAGCCCATGGCAGCACTGCAAACATCTACAGAGCCAAATGGAGAGGCCTCGACGTTGCTGTCAAGTGCATGTACCCCGACTTCTTCCGATCCAACGAGAATGGGGTCAGCTTCTTCGGACAGGAAGTCGAGACACTGTCGCGCCAGCGCCACCCTTTCGTCTTGCAGCTGATCGGGGCGTGCCTCGACCCGCCAGAGAACTGCTGGATTGTGACGGAATTCATGACGACGGACTTGAAAGAATGGCTCCACGGCCCCGGGAAGAGGGGCAAGGAGAGATCCATGCCTCTTCCGCCGTTGAAGGAGAGGATCTCGAAAGCTCTAGAAGTTTCTCAAGCGATGCAGTACTTGCACGAGGGAAAGCCCAAGATTCTTCACCGTGATCTCAAGCCTAGTAACATTTTCTTGGACGATGCTTCGCATGTTAGAGTTGCCGATTTCGGACACGCCCGGTTCTTGATGGAGGGCGAGATGGCGATGACCGGAGAAACGG GTACATTTGTGTACATGGCGCCCGAGGTGATAAAATGTGGGCCGTACGATGAGAAATGTGATGTTTATAGCTTTGGAATCATACTCAATGAATTAATCACCGGCGAGTACCCTTACATCGACACCGAATTCGGCCCTTCTATT ATAGCAAAAGAAGTTGCAGAAAATGGGCTTAGGCCCAAAATTGCAGAAGTAGAAGAGCAATTGGAAGGTTTAGTTGAACTAATTACAAAATCATGGCATCAACATCCTCAAATTAGACCCATTTTCTCAGAAATTACATCTGTTTTGAGAATTCTAGATATGAGACTCAGACACATTAATTAG